A genomic window from Algoriphagus sp. Y33 includes:
- a CDS encoding TolC family protein has product MVRIFKITLLIAIMAFAGTGVRSQTAVPIKQLLETATKNYPGILAAEAQKQASGETVKSARRTLIPDISASAQVNYSTYNNLTGMFYPEYILPVSGPPSTENLNDMVWGSAAGLLMKWEPYTFGRRGNKVKAAESSYEASSALNNLTLLEHQVRLSGTYLNYLLAMQILDVLESDQERAEANYGQAVNLAASGLVSGVDTARFHTELSKTTIKVLQQQNTIYEYRATLSELIAADLPENLMDSTFFNVLPRLAGSSEMVHPGEQVAMAEWKTSQYLFKAEKLSWMPTLSVWGTAYGRGSGVQLDNNGSTFVENPADGLSLNRFNYGIGVQLAIPLTQTIRFKTQWKAKELEAEAGKQELEEVRLALDKQKSVTDNTLKTALAVAGKTPVQFQDARFAYEAIQSQYQAGLITFTELIEARNELVTAEIELRKSYWEAWQALLYMAAVNADLEIFLNQL; this is encoded by the coding sequence ATGGTTCGAATATTCAAGATCACCCTGCTGATAGCCATTATGGCATTTGCCGGGACGGGAGTACGCTCCCAGACGGCAGTACCCATAAAACAGCTATTGGAAACGGCCACAAAAAACTATCCTGGAATTCTTGCCGCAGAGGCGCAGAAACAGGCATCGGGAGAAACGGTCAAATCAGCCCGACGTACATTGATACCCGATATCAGCGCTTCTGCCCAGGTCAACTATTCGACTTATAACAATCTTACCGGGATGTTTTATCCCGAATACATTTTACCGGTGAGCGGTCCCCCATCTACTGAGAATCTCAACGATATGGTCTGGGGATCGGCTGCCGGGTTGCTCATGAAATGGGAGCCCTACACCTTCGGACGCAGAGGCAACAAGGTAAAGGCAGCCGAAAGCAGTTATGAGGCAAGTTCAGCCCTGAACAACCTTACCCTGCTGGAACACCAGGTGCGACTATCAGGCACCTACCTGAATTATCTGCTTGCCATGCAAATCCTGGATGTACTGGAAAGTGATCAGGAAAGAGCCGAAGCAAATTATGGACAGGCCGTAAACCTGGCTGCTTCCGGATTGGTTTCGGGGGTGGATACGGCACGTTTTCATACCGAACTTTCCAAAACAACTATTAAGGTCCTGCAGCAACAGAACACTATTTATGAATACAGGGCAACGTTATCGGAACTGATTGCGGCTGATTTGCCTGAAAACCTGATGGATTCTACTTTTTTTAACGTACTGCCTCGATTAGCAGGATCTTCAGAAATGGTCCATCCGGGAGAACAAGTGGCCATGGCTGAGTGGAAAACCTCGCAATATCTGTTTAAAGCAGAAAAATTAAGCTGGATGCCCACCCTGAGTGTATGGGGTACTGCTTATGGCAGGGGTTCCGGTGTGCAGCTGGATAACAACGGCAGCACATTCGTCGAAAACCCTGCCGATGGTCTTAGCCTCAACCGGTTCAATTATGGCATTGGCGTACAACTGGCCATACCGCTGACCCAGACCATCCGCTTCAAAACCCAGTGGAAAGCAAAGGAACTGGAAGCTGAAGCCGGTAAACAGGAACTGGAAGAGGTCCGCCTGGCCCTTGATAAACAAAAATCCGTCACTGATAACACATTAAAAACGGCACTGGCCGTTGCCGGGAAAACCCCTGTCCAATTTCAGGATGCCAGGTTTGCCTATGAAGCCATACAATCCCAATACCAGGCTGGTCTCATCACCTTTACCGAGCTGATTGAAGCCCGCAATGAGCTGGTAACAGCAGAAATCGAACTCCGAAAATCCTATTGG
- the chrA gene encoding chromate efflux transporter, translating into MIDKQVSFKEAFKVWVRVAINSFGGPAGQIAVIHKILVEEKKWISENRFLHALNYCMLLPGPEAQQLATYIGWLLHRSKGGLVAGILFVLPGFISILILSILYAAYRDIGIVAAIFFGIKPAVLAIVIGAVIKIGKRALKNEVMVTMAVLAFVAIFFFQVDFPYIVVVAGLTGFIGGKLWEEKFYVIKGHGEKSDGDSGYFIDSYIRPVKPSPVKTLKTVLLFLSLWALPLVLIALWIGMENIFFSEGLFFSKTAVVTFGGAYSVLAYIAQKAVEDYGWLKSGEMLDGLGMAETTPGPLIQVVQFVGFMGAYRFAGSLDPMMAGILASLLVTWTTFVPSFLFIFTGAPYIEYLRGNKNLTTALSGITAAVVGVVLNLGVWFAIHTLFGKVNENHSLGIRWLIPEWATIDIPSLVIGLIAAFVYFILKWDMLKTILVSVICGILYHFAFS; encoded by the coding sequence ATGATCGATAAACAGGTCTCCTTTAAAGAAGCCTTCAAAGTCTGGGTCCGGGTAGCTATCAATAGCTTTGGCGGACCTGCCGGGCAGATTGCCGTGATCCATAAAATCCTGGTCGAGGAGAAAAAATGGATCAGTGAGAACCGCTTTCTGCACGCTCTCAATTACTGCATGTTATTGCCGGGGCCAGAAGCACAGCAACTGGCTACCTATATCGGCTGGTTACTCCACAGAAGCAAGGGTGGACTGGTTGCGGGGATATTGTTTGTCCTGCCCGGTTTTATCTCCATATTAATACTAAGTATTCTTTATGCGGCATACCGGGATATAGGAATTGTAGCGGCCATATTTTTTGGCATTAAACCCGCTGTTTTGGCCATCGTTATTGGTGCAGTCATCAAAATAGGGAAAAGGGCACTAAAAAATGAGGTCATGGTGACCATGGCAGTACTGGCTTTTGTCGCCATTTTTTTCTTCCAGGTCGATTTCCCCTATATCGTTGTGGTAGCCGGTTTAACAGGTTTTATAGGCGGAAAACTTTGGGAAGAAAAATTTTATGTGATCAAGGGACATGGAGAAAAAAGTGATGGAGATAGTGGCTACTTCATAGACAGCTACATACGGCCGGTAAAACCGTCCCCGGTAAAGACCCTGAAAACCGTACTCCTCTTTTTAAGTTTATGGGCACTGCCCTTAGTACTGATCGCCCTGTGGATAGGGATGGAGAACATTTTCTTTTCGGAAGGCCTGTTTTTCAGCAAAACTGCAGTGGTTACCTTTGGTGGAGCCTACTCCGTATTGGCCTATATCGCTCAGAAAGCAGTGGAAGACTATGGTTGGTTGAAAAGCGGCGAAATGCTGGACGGACTGGGTATGGCAGAAACAACACCGGGTCCACTTATCCAGGTCGTACAGTTTGTCGGGTTTATGGGTGCCTATCGTTTTGCTGGTTCCCTGGATCCCATGATGGCTGGAATCTTGGCTTCCTTACTGGTAACCTGGACTACCTTTGTTCCCAGTTTCCTGTTTATATTCACAGGGGCGCCATACATAGAATACCTCAGGGGCAATAAAAACCTGACCACTGCCTTGTCCGGAATTACAGCTGCCGTAGTAGGCGTTGTACTCAATCTTGGGGTGTGGTTCGCTATCCATACGCTTTTTGGAAAAGTAAACGAAAACCATTCCCTGGGGATAAGGTGGTTAATCCCGGAGTGGGCTACAATTGACATCCCTTCCTTGGTCATTGGACTTATTGCCGCTTTTGTTTATTTCATTCTGAAATGGGACATGCTGAAAACAATCCTGGTCAGTGTAATATGCGGGATCCTGTATCATTTCGCCTTTTCATAA
- a CDS encoding HAMP domain-containing sensor histidine kinase has product MKLLTYTSRIQLIYFLVLIGFFSILFYLVLSWNVLQNVDEVLYNRKVNLLAYLEENPQAPFKGDNPLDDFTFYPVEEAVFQESYESYTDTLIYERVDDELDEYRKLTTFTKLGGNHYRLEIVKPHLEAAEMIGTIAITLGGLFLGLALSFYLSQRTISKKIWKPFFEILEKLRLFRFDKQDLPELPSTDIDEFRMLNEAVNELTRKNKEVFESQKQFIENASHEMQTPLSVIQSRLEALIGQAELTQEQAVIVEGIIGSTQRLKKLSKTLLLLSKIENRQFLFSEQVDVNTIISRSMEYYEEQKAALNISVEMETQENMVVQGNVMLTEILIQNLLKNAFLHNIENGLVNVQIKGRKLIITNTGYEKQETGTVLEKDKLFNRFYKQSGNPDTWGLGLAIAHKITETSGWGLHYRDERGLHAFEIDFS; this is encoded by the coding sequence ATGAAGCTGCTTACCTACACCTCCCGCATTCAATTGATTTATTTCCTGGTTCTGATTGGATTTTTTTCCATTTTGTTTTACCTGGTATTAAGCTGGAATGTACTCCAAAATGTTGATGAAGTGTTGTACAACCGCAAAGTCAACCTGCTGGCTTATCTTGAAGAAAACCCTCAAGCTCCGTTTAAGGGAGACAACCCACTGGACGATTTTACCTTTTATCCTGTTGAAGAAGCGGTATTTCAGGAAAGCTATGAAAGCTACACCGATACTCTTATTTATGAGCGTGTTGATGATGAGTTAGATGAATACCGCAAGCTGACCACTTTTACGAAATTAGGGGGCAACCATTACCGGCTGGAAATTGTAAAGCCCCACCTGGAAGCGGCAGAAATGATCGGGACCATTGCCATTACACTCGGAGGCCTATTTCTGGGGTTAGCACTTTCTTTTTACTTATCACAGCGTACTATCTCCAAAAAAATATGGAAACCGTTTTTCGAAATACTCGAAAAGCTCCGGCTCTTTCGCTTTGATAAGCAAGATTTGCCGGAACTGCCATCTACGGATATTGATGAATTCAGGATGCTGAATGAAGCGGTGAATGAACTGACCCGGAAAAATAAGGAAGTCTTTGAAAGCCAGAAGCAATTTATTGAAAACGCTTCCCATGAAATGCAAACGCCCTTGTCTGTTATCCAGTCAAGGCTGGAAGCACTCATCGGCCAGGCTGAACTCACACAGGAGCAGGCAGTAATTGTAGAGGGCATTATCGGCTCTACACAACGTTTAAAAAAGCTGAGTAAAACCCTGTTGCTCTTATCTAAAATAGAAAACCGTCAGTTTCTCTTTTCAGAACAGGTTGATGTCAACACAATTATCAGCCGATCCATGGAATATTATGAAGAACAGAAAGCCGCCCTGAATATATCGGTGGAAATGGAAACCCAAGAGAATATGGTCGTTCAGGGTAATGTGATGCTTACTGAGATATTGATACAGAACCTGCTTAAAAATGCTTTTTTGCATAACATTGAGAATGGGTTGGTGAACGTTCAAATAAAGGGGCGGAAGCTCATAATTACCAATACAGGGTATGAAAAGCAAGAAACAGGAACTGTATTGGAAAAGGATAAATTGTTCAACCGCTTCTACAAACAATCCGGTAATCCCGATACCTGGGGGTTGGGGTTGGCAATTGCCCATAAGATTACCGAAACAAGTGGCTGGGGGCTACATTATAGAGATGAACGGGGACTACATGCTTTTGAGATAGATTTCAGTTAA
- a CDS encoding response regulator transcription factor — protein MKLLIVEDEQTLLLDLEDFASKEGFTCDSTTGLEAALERISLYNYDCIILDINLPDGSGFDLLETLYKEGKTDGVIILSARGSLDDKLKGLGLGADDYLTKPFYFSELNARIKAIIRRKQFKTNKLVHFANLVIEPDQYMIGVNDLENPISFTKKEYAILTYLINNHKRVITKVSLAEYIWGDYVDEAQSFDFLFSQIRNLKRKLKDAGVQVEINNIYGVGYQIQAL, from the coding sequence ATGAAGCTGTTAATTGTCGAAGATGAACAGACGCTTTTGCTGGATTTGGAAGATTTTGCTTCCAAAGAAGGGTTTACTTGTGATTCCACAACAGGCCTAGAAGCTGCTCTGGAACGTATTTCTCTGTATAACTACGATTGCATAATCCTGGACATCAATCTTCCTGATGGAAGCGGGTTTGACCTGCTTGAAACACTATATAAAGAAGGTAAGACAGACGGGGTGATCATCCTTTCAGCACGTGGCTCGTTGGATGATAAACTAAAAGGCCTGGGACTTGGGGCTGATGACTACCTCACCAAGCCATTCTATTTTTCCGAACTCAATGCACGGATAAAAGCCATCATCCGCCGAAAACAATTCAAAACCAACAAGCTTGTCCACTTTGCTAACCTGGTTATCGAACCTGATCAGTACATGATTGGGGTAAACGACCTTGAAAATCCTATTTCATTCACCAAAAAAGAGTATGCTATTCTTACGTACCTGATCAATAATCATAAACGGGTGATCACCAAAGTATCGCTGGCGGAATATATTTGGGGCGATTATGTGGATGAGGCCCAAAGTTTTGATTTTCTGTTCTCGCAGATCAGGAACCTCAAGAGAAAGCTGAAAGATGCCGGGGTACAGGTAGAAATCAACAACATCTATGGGGTAGGTTATCAAATCCAGGCATTATGA
- a CDS encoding site-specific integrase, with translation MKTTITFGIRFFLKNNLINDGEAPIYSRITVDGTRVDISLKRKINVYDWNPVLGSAKGSKESSKCLNHYLKELEARIIQIYQEFQLKKVTITADAIKHELLGTQTKEHTVSMLFEYHNEKYRNVLAWGTLKNYFTTQKYVMAFAKSQFGIEDYFLQGINYRFLNEFELYLVNYEPQDHHKPLGNNGIMKHLERFRKVINLALRMEWMVKDPFAKFSFRYQKVERTCLNPAELCRIEEKQFDIQRLQYIRDLFVFSCYTGLSYIDTMNLMHDDIVLGMDGEYWISISRQKSQQKSKVPLLPKALDIIRLYQDRERPYSKGKIFPLISNQKLNAYLKEIAILCKVKKNLTFHLARHTFATTVTLLNGVPIETVSKMLGHASIKTTQIYAKVVEKKVSDDMKKLRRKLGKAK, from the coding sequence ATGAAAACAACTATCACCTTTGGGATCAGGTTTTTTCTCAAAAACAACCTTATCAACGACGGAGAGGCTCCTATCTATTCAAGGATAACCGTTGATGGAACCCGGGTGGACATCTCATTAAAGAGAAAAATAAATGTCTACGATTGGAACCCTGTGCTGGGATCGGCCAAAGGATCCAAAGAATCCTCCAAATGCCTAAACCACTATTTGAAAGAATTAGAAGCCAGGATTATCCAGATTTACCAGGAGTTTCAGCTTAAAAAAGTAACTATTACCGCAGATGCTATCAAGCATGAACTTTTGGGCACCCAAACAAAAGAACATACCGTTTCCATGCTCTTTGAATACCACAATGAAAAGTATAGAAATGTTTTGGCATGGGGTACCCTCAAAAACTACTTCACAACACAAAAGTATGTGATGGCCTTTGCCAAGTCACAGTTTGGGATAGAAGATTATTTCCTACAGGGCATTAATTACCGCTTTTTGAATGAGTTCGAATTATATCTGGTGAACTATGAGCCACAAGACCATCATAAGCCTTTGGGGAATAACGGCATCATGAAACACCTGGAAAGGTTCAGAAAAGTAATAAATCTGGCTTTAAGGATGGAATGGATGGTTAAGGATCCATTTGCAAAGTTCAGCTTTCGGTACCAGAAAGTAGAAAGAACTTGCCTGAATCCTGCTGAGCTCTGCAGAATAGAAGAAAAGCAATTTGATATCCAGCGGTTACAATACATCAGGGATCTGTTTGTCTTCAGCTGCTACACCGGTCTTAGCTACATTGATACGATGAACCTGATGCATGATGACATTGTGTTAGGCATGGATGGAGAGTACTGGATATCCATAAGCAGGCAAAAATCACAACAAAAGTCCAAGGTCCCCCTATTGCCTAAGGCTTTGGATATCATCAGACTTTATCAGGATAGAGAAAGACCTTACTCCAAAGGGAAAATTTTCCCGCTGATATCCAACCAAAAGTTGAATGCCTATCTCAAGGAAATCGCAATCCTTTGTAAAGTTAAAAAAAACCTGACGTTTCATTTGGCAAGGCATACGTTTGCCACCACCGTCACTCTTTTAAACGGTGTCCCGATTGAAACTGTCAGTAAAATGCTGGGACATGCTAGTATTAAAACTACGCAGATCTATGCTAAAGTGGTTGAGAAAAAAGTCAGTGATGATATGAAAAAGCTCAGAAGGAAACTGGGAAAAGCGAAATAA
- a CDS encoding helix-turn-helix domain-containing protein, with translation MTAEIITLNDLEKFGTELKAEIKKLLLSMNGQPSKKWLKSHEVRKLLDISQGTLQHLRVNGTMPFTKIGGVIYYDHEDSSITFTPPIERETNGIKKTRIRYLMDFS, from the coding sequence ATGACAGCAGAAATCATCACATTGAATGACTTGGAGAAATTTGGAACGGAGTTAAAAGCGGAGATCAAAAAATTGCTTTTGAGCATGAACGGGCAACCAAGCAAGAAATGGCTGAAATCCCATGAAGTCAGAAAGCTATTGGATATTTCCCAGGGAACCCTTCAGCACCTGCGGGTCAACGGCACCATGCCCTTCACAAAAATTGGAGGAGTGATCTACTACGATCATGAGGATTCATCCATCACGTTTACACCACCCATAGAAAGAGAAACAAATGGAATCAAAAAAACAAGAATTAGATATTTAATGGACTTTTCATAA
- a CDS encoding DUF6443 domain-containing protein encodes MRHYLIASLFLFFVTCSATLGQTTENFVKTYKARTGTTSVTTVTNGTPSQSYKSFTYFDGLGRPMQNVGKKSTINGKDLITPIVYDEFGRQEKEYLPYFETTGTQDGRFRSNGVTMHSNRTVPIYGDSRGYSEKDFEPSPLNRVDKQAAPGDSWHLGSGKEVKFQRRPNTLADDVRIWTLDSNGMPVTSSSYAANSLWVEITFDEDDIQTLQYTDKLGRLILKKVEGCDTPPGDGHSGWLATYYVYDDLGQLRVVIPPLAVDMFELNNAWSMSNDADLAFEQYFRYTYDGRGRMTEKKQPGRESEFFLYDLQDRMIGMQDGVLEKSQKWLYTKYDALGRELSTGLTSSSLSLDALQTEVNTTGGPNNAKLVNGDVVEGWPSAGGEVLTVNYYDSYQHLSGYTYQANPDFDAAASTRVHGLQTGKKVKNLETGDYYTTALFYDNKGRVIQSLSDHQMGGALRISTKYNFENLPISTLTSSTETGVGNILRTYSYNAIGELESIEHTVGSEAPRTIAQYTYNDLGQLTAKSFPEISTGNQTYSYNIRGWLKNLGSGLNGGYTQTNYYQESGAATPRYNGNISRIDWGGVSDPEADYKTRTYNYTYDNANRLKAANFTASGEVNRYTVSGITYDANGNIHNMERSNQKTASTYGPVDDLEYEYYPYSNRLSQVKDNITALTYTAKDFKERGTAEYGYDENGNMTENVDKQISLITYNYLNLPQEITFSTGAQLIFAYDAEGNKLSQKVYNSSGALIKTQDYIGEIVMLDGSPDYLVHEEGRFVVEEDELHSEFYVKDHLGNVRQVLRSPNVQEFIATMEDGRAAAEEMEFSMVSESRQTEPEHNVTQGGNKVAWLNANRGRMVGPGRTQEIYAGDSLKLQVHGKYLEDKKQKANAASFMAAGGRERLVADLNELALSTQRAGGANPIALLNLADILAKDLQKKEAPEAYLMYALYDQDSNRYEVGKKVLSKNAANQHEVLEENMYISKDGYMETFVVNETSEDVWFDNMMVMSISSVIVQETHYDPWGLELTGLGFQNGGIKANKYLYNGKELIEDEGLQYYDYGARMYDATIGRWGVVDPLADQRSWISPYNYVQNNPLNRIDPDGRLDDYYNRDGQFLYRDSRTTDNIRIIDQGNFDAIASSHGSDVLNDRTSSDLGLLRDLEDKSLGINEANLSSEAISNVLTDIAGKTDGIDMGKLYNGKISVWDGKSVPGGSIPSGFNDPERSNGPANTAVKMSGNTFHGNAADGTIKVTAIFKNSRNSYLSTVSNVQNALGVHEYQGHGVERFALGGGPHFKAYELQKSHSSWKNTTLYFKNYMEGNYKDYLKMNK; translated from the coding sequence ATGAGACACTATCTGATTGCTTCACTTTTCCTGTTTTTTGTTACCTGCTCGGCAACGTTGGGACAGACTACCGAAAACTTTGTCAAGACATATAAAGCCCGGACAGGAACCACTTCAGTGACTACTGTCACAAATGGTACCCCAAGTCAGTCCTATAAGTCGTTCACCTATTTTGACGGTCTAGGTAGGCCCATGCAAAATGTAGGTAAAAAATCCACGATCAACGGTAAGGACTTAATAACCCCTATAGTGTATGATGAGTTTGGACGGCAGGAGAAGGAGTATTTGCCGTATTTTGAAACCACCGGAACCCAGGACGGTCGTTTTCGATCCAACGGAGTCACGATGCATTCCAACCGTACTGTCCCTATTTACGGGGACAGCCGCGGCTATTCGGAAAAAGATTTTGAGCCCTCCCCCCTAAACCGTGTGGACAAACAGGCGGCACCGGGAGATTCATGGCATCTGGGTTCGGGGAAAGAAGTGAAGTTTCAGAGAAGACCCAATACCCTTGCCGATGATGTGAGGATCTGGACATTGGATTCAAACGGGATGCCCGTGACATCATCTTCCTATGCGGCCAATTCGTTATGGGTAGAAATAACCTTTGACGAGGACGATATCCAAACCCTCCAATATACCGATAAACTGGGAAGGCTTATCCTAAAAAAAGTGGAAGGCTGTGACACGCCTCCGGGTGACGGACATTCGGGTTGGCTGGCTACCTACTATGTGTACGATGACTTGGGACAGTTACGGGTGGTGATACCTCCCCTTGCGGTCGATATGTTTGAGTTAAACAATGCCTGGTCCATGTCAAATGACGCTGACCTCGCTTTTGAGCAGTACTTCCGGTACACCTATGACGGCAGGGGAAGGATGACGGAAAAAAAGCAACCGGGACGGGAATCCGAATTCTTTCTGTACGATCTTCAGGACCGTATGATCGGTATGCAGGATGGGGTGCTTGAAAAAAGCCAAAAGTGGCTGTATACCAAGTATGATGCCTTGGGTAGGGAGCTTTCCACAGGTTTGACTTCAAGTAGTTTATCTCTTGACGCACTCCAGACAGAGGTGAATACTACAGGAGGACCCAACAATGCAAAGCTGGTCAACGGGGATGTTGTGGAAGGCTGGCCTTCGGCCGGGGGGGAGGTATTGACGGTGAATTATTACGATTCCTATCAGCATCTGTCAGGCTACACCTATCAGGCCAATCCCGATTTTGATGCCGCGGCAAGCACCCGTGTGCACGGATTGCAGACAGGCAAAAAAGTCAAAAACCTTGAAACAGGGGACTACTATACCACAGCGCTATTCTATGACAATAAGGGGCGGGTGATCCAATCCCTGTCCGACCACCAAATGGGCGGAGCGCTCCGCATCTCTACCAAATACAATTTTGAGAACCTGCCGATTTCCACCCTCACTTCAAGTACGGAAACAGGCGTAGGCAATATTTTGAGGACGTACAGTTACAATGCAATCGGTGAGTTGGAATCCATTGAGCATACTGTTGGGTCCGAAGCCCCCCGGACAATTGCACAATACACATACAACGATCTCGGCCAGCTGACGGCAAAATCCTTTCCCGAAATAAGCACGGGCAACCAGACGTACAGTTACAATATCCGGGGATGGCTGAAAAATCTCGGCAGCGGATTGAACGGCGGCTATACCCAGACCAATTATTACCAGGAAAGTGGGGCGGCCACGCCGAGGTATAACGGGAATATCTCACGGATCGATTGGGGCGGTGTGTCTGATCCTGAAGCGGACTATAAAACCAGAACCTACAACTATACCTATGACAATGCCAACAGACTTAAAGCCGCAAATTTTACTGCAAGCGGCGAGGTGAACCGATATACCGTTTCAGGCATCACCTATGATGCGAACGGGAATATCCATAACATGGAAAGGAGTAACCAAAAGACTGCATCAACTTATGGTCCTGTGGATGATTTGGAATATGAATACTACCCATACAGCAACAGGCTGTCGCAGGTAAAGGACAACATCACGGCACTGACGTATACGGCGAAGGATTTTAAAGAACGGGGTACGGCAGAATACGGCTATGACGAGAACGGCAACATGACCGAAAACGTGGACAAGCAGATCAGTCTGATTACGTACAATTACCTTAATCTGCCGCAGGAAATAACCTTTTCTACAGGGGCACAGTTGATATTCGCCTACGATGCGGAAGGAAACAAGCTGAGCCAAAAGGTATATAACAGCAGCGGAGCATTGATCAAGACACAGGATTACATCGGGGAGATAGTTATGCTGGACGGATCACCGGATTATCTGGTGCATGAGGAGGGAAGGTTTGTCGTCGAAGAGGATGAGTTGCACAGTGAATTTTATGTGAAGGATCATTTGGGCAATGTGCGTCAGGTACTCCGCAGCCCGAATGTCCAGGAATTTATAGCAACAATGGAAGATGGCCGTGCTGCGGCGGAGGAAATGGAGTTTTCCATGGTATCGGAATCCAGACAGACAGAGCCTGAGCACAACGTGACGCAGGGCGGAAACAAGGTAGCCTGGCTGAATGCAAACCGTGGAAGAATGGTGGGGCCCGGAAGAACCCAGGAAATCTATGCGGGAGACAGCTTAAAGCTTCAGGTCCACGGCAAATATTTGGAAGACAAAAAGCAAAAAGCCAATGCCGCAAGCTTTATGGCAGCGGGCGGCAGGGAAAGACTGGTGGCAGACCTGAATGAACTAGCGTTGAGCACCCAGCGTGCAGGCGGCGCAAATCCCATAGCCCTGTTGAATCTGGCGGATATATTAGCCAAGGATCTTCAGAAAAAAGAAGCTCCGGAGGCCTATCTGATGTATGCCCTCTACGATCAGGACAGCAACAGATATGAGGTAGGAAAGAAAGTCCTCTCTAAAAATGCTGCAAACCAACATGAAGTCTTGGAAGAGAATATGTATATTTCCAAGGACGGATATATGGAAACCTTTGTGGTAAACGAGACTTCGGAGGATGTCTGGTTTGACAATATGATGGTGATGAGTATCAGTTCGGTCATAGTACAGGAGACCCATTATGATCCATGGGGACTGGAACTGACAGGGCTGGGCTTTCAAAATGGAGGGATAAAGGCGAATAAGTATCTCTACAATGGGAAGGAACTTATTGAGGACGAAGGTCTTCAATACTATGACTACGGAGCGAGGATGTACGATGCGACGATTGGGAGATGGGGTGTTGTGGATCCGTTGGCGGATCAAAGAAGTTGGATCTCACCATATAATTATGTACAAAACAATCCTTTAAATCGTATTGATCCTGATGGAAGGCTTGACGATTACTATAACCGGGATGGACAGTTCCTATACAGGGATAGCAGGACAACGGACAATATAAGGATCATAGACCAAGGGAATTTTGATGCAATAGCGTCCTCTCATGGAAGTGATGTATTGAATGACCGTACATCTTCGGATCTCGGACTATTGAGGGATTTAGAAGATAAAAGTTTAGGAATCAATGAGGCGAATCTTTCCAGTGAAGCTATCTCAAATGTACTTACTGATATTGCAGGAAAAACGGATGGAATTGATATGGGAAAACTATACAACGGGAAGATTTCCGTTTGGGATGGGAAGTCAGTACCTGGAGGTAGTATACCTTCAGGATTTAATGATCCTGAAAGATCAAATGGACCTGCTAATACCGCTGTAAAAATGTCAGGTAATACATTTCACGGAAATGCAGCAGATGGAACAATTAAAGTCACGGCAATTTTTAAGAATAGTAGGAACTCTTATTTGTCGACGGTTTCAAATGTTCAGAATGCTTTGGGAGTTCATGAATATCAAGGCCACGGTGTAGAGAGATTTGCTTTAGGAGGAGGTCCCCATTTCAAAGCTTACGAACTGCAAAAGAGCCATTCAAGCTGGAAAAACACCACTTTATATTTTAAAAATTATATGGAGGGAAATTATAAAGATTATCTAAAGATGAATAAGTGA